Proteins from a single region of Butyrivibrio fibrisolvens:
- a CDS encoding DUF5057 domain-containing protein, with translation MKYTFNKIIKTISRKIGNKRVIKRRAAKALSITMAGAAIATLPFTSMRNSLAAADTFMDLDTRIAETSDFSLVEIADDYEQASMGYFASGYEPFRQFKDVTDQTDGYEYDPTVGIGNVVADLQDESIMSIDPDAGETDYPMTYELRAYDPNTPPTPVMGENGEADEDYYILNAKQGLIGRELVQGYYVQSDTGRYYEDKSVIDIRDAKTSDVTDLEMTTIGRGIKATVVGKGNSITFSLPSDAISNTSTQTVIWTIGNTKIINIVDPTSSSVSVSKSRGDFYFFTGGGLTTITIKGLELGNTFVSAKVVNMSSSEISQSNIADIENRYVASDGSGNYKIYNGMVTCAEPAEEIVYYLGISIDGEFDDNGEKVYYYKKANESANKTIQLYIGQTDGIVLNAHIGTVSDGKFTPVSNSDTGFSYVWSNPHYDNLVIGKVDDTEGTITLSTDKTTQGYEGNKITLTGNAANLYKNLSVEVTGETEYPNQELPDPFEFNVEVVDSYYAVYNHDGKLKTIIPDIDHLIDQSTATVSTITVSEEDYVVDGESGAYIYTVKYLGKSGESSFAKLSSAVSFANLPDSTTLKANEDNSYTLELKPTGSGNAYAIIAPKGYEGETYRDKQLQFKLEYKSTVRDSGYNYYDDGDYIGVASGSNSIELTASVFNADDVLNHASKNSYTYKWTTDASYSSKIKFHEPDGTDDSVSYSNPVTVEYTGTATTEDIVKITLHVISTTGEIGSFKTSYNVVFNCDTTPKLYLKYENNYYNVTDNNISETNPIKVTNKEETAVVTGCIGCVLTNGDDVIFVKKSGSYNFKWTKNGELGLSDDSSATTKLSAKKTGTYSFGLKATDLNGIIGPFNDTYYISFSFYNVYSIATDHDFSNEKEISGTYYPEINTSGVYYVGSTNENFEIRSTEKEGDDSFTASASFEGDKYDYPIDNSTFKKAQKLQVNLSGTGTLKVVIGSTNSSTEYDKDDFITLIFSTVTVYKVDGAKFNGGSSYLLNSSDNYFIYDSKNNKRKYTIGSNTKLKVKNYDDLDAAGCEAVLTQKSVSDDAEIQFEYDLVLTFSGAGSGQGTFDIVICPQNDESSEKSLTLKIYAKMKTLTTSMYFSTYSAAAISSVDDMENTNAASEESEDMEAGDEITVTMSLDEVGNFVFETNMPVETEETFEADESAGSGSGGSSSDAHDDDDQDTDSGNQSGSSDNQSGGSDNNNSGSDDQSGDSDNNNAGSDNQSGDSGNQNSDSGTPSGDSNDQNGSGDSGDSGDGSDGQARLNNYSENGERLYLTEAAADAGDSSQGDDKSGGDSDNSGSSDNNNSDNNNDSNNDNNNNNDNNNSSDNENDSGDNGSSGSGDDESEVGNTADNDDDTDKKEDAKESDDSDDEEESENGSGSSGKDISGDTGLKEKDSDEETYIYALPIIPDEPGIYTIILKPVGSDDEDEFITIKVIVVDDSEKDGSGSKSSSKASSSASASTAASDEADSANSASTESSTDEDDASAEESSGAQNASSTDRSSNAGGSASSGGTSTSGGSSNSGGSSTSGGSSTSGGSSTTNDTSDPSPTETGGGADSAGEESGADPNAGNEPGSGGDSGGSNDSGGSDDAGGGAPAPSGDGGGSADQNSTGFVGVRHRNILVASAQGDPNSGSDPNNGGGSDPNGGGSGQNGNGSGSETDTDQDTESRGEQKYTNAKTMEGGYYVLSCAEDTSLLEGVDSKNRYNFSLTKPSSGDYFEGYGYAYYITINYDWLKYYVFGDDETKTDDNNVNLTLYLYTLCETFDSESEGYGDRIKEVETNIADADLVYLSANGMTKDEKTAIGASEDDTKKIHDITTACTKGIVSASYSGSGATGSYPQAVIVNRSIFDDIETSGISADSKAKNYYYLARLLMTDIKDSIILNTPGLSSDNDDTFKGALTGIGNYTYFSSGSTNYEAKCDVSKVPGAYNFKNIYVAKYNSGDFTKGSDREYKNVPAVFNRFFAYSYTNSMISIGFEEVLKFIIEENVYRGRKNIGNMSYTVAPNVVTQYILIFAGSDLTLYKSTIKVLEIEPCYAFKYYQYDDGSDDVAYRQAQRAEVFAERFAPNLSLLEDEDYMSGTFEKGSAAQETILNRVKITGMTTSEFAGIIGDPCEDYDVIYIGSQTVDTAVYTYEVKSSSTTSNYYGIKDTTTKIMNTQPTTVLCTGMTETVTGLTDNNGSVWEWYVENRVSDSFGRWRRRNNKGNYNSNVGKPNWITYTANDGTVYTWNGNNWYKSANYTVYNSSDMNGIVYAHVGDSMSDTAMYVDGADFGSAAVTHSASVSLRLSGNDITSIQEKELENFLELGYPVIVADDLFTYDTTMNGGSFSYNSSNAPSGISAGSGKLNTSNGTFAGKLDTNSQMYAFIKTGFGNTWNERKYTNFVTESIGSKFTDLITEGLNESKLTLDVTSVPTEYVAVTNGNILDPNQCVFLSPGSDGQYYLNFDFTITDVANPDLLDATYTVQLFLDSNGDGRFAGSTDETKTDAQKGSTFTEEIMNLTISSGSTTSLLPYTSYHLTRQLPNGYYGSVAWKLKITNNKPNSEDSSLCSHDSITGICAVIPSGVEERIEINILQVYPYIPNSSADGGNSAISQTYDIKGAVDRDLSYQQYYVPTSDWYGMLENIPGYDVNIYSISSYEFATSYEKNYDPSKIKEESDILEVQLEGGHLVSPTTIAGNFNEAIDRNGDGDTDDANERPVGPTMLSAYDMVIVGFTDMFPNIPNENSIKSLVTYGKSGRAMLFTHDTTSWIYDTSLYPRAGLGTSTAGKTYKQFVVQSQWADWFASSYLSNAIRDLCGMDRFGYVGANNVYGSAYSTQYDPTPLLPNSGAALSGLYRLATTNHSIFGPSRQYQNLAVGGYTSRNSNKNAYYVSLVNEGTISNYPYDLEDEMFVASTHGQYFQLNLDMDNNADGESDITVWYTLDSRDVDTNGNGLVEPGEHTQNFISTYTKNGTNDVYEASPHDVRNNYYIYNRGNISYSGVGHSAVSQCTTPEVQLFINTMIMAYNSGVKAASISITDDTFAKELTTDKIPYDAYAQDMANDSEAIAAGSESGVTTANTASDPDAPAYSSNTDVVNEYKYYPVYFTLTDLNVGIKTSAIKINFSYGKRSEQYNYDPETGTSTTTGLYGASYSSAKTPAKLYPAYLCTVNSSGEIVSRTPAVVDSTGNYYLIYSDSTSGSQSNAFVTYYLEVDVPIYDLNNNGSNVAMGDSDTLDIYVHSALTGTVNGVTSTVYSTDSMALLRQELYDLD, from the coding sequence TTGAAGTATACCTTTAATAAGATTATTAAAACAATAAGCAGGAAAATAGGAAATAAGCGAGTTATAAAGAGAAGGGCAGCCAAGGCGCTTTCTATCACTATGGCAGGAGCAGCCATCGCAACTCTTCCTTTTACCTCTATGCGCAATTCTCTGGCAGCAGCTGATACCTTCATGGATCTGGATACCCGCATTGCAGAGACGTCTGATTTCAGTCTTGTTGAGATAGCAGATGACTATGAACAGGCATCAATGGGATATTTTGCCTCAGGATATGAGCCGTTCAGACAGTTCAAGGATGTCACCGACCAGACTGACGGATACGAATATGATCCTACAGTTGGTATAGGTAACGTGGTTGCTGATCTTCAGGACGAGAGCATTATGTCCATAGACCCTGATGCAGGCGAGACTGACTATCCGATGACATATGAGCTAAGAGCATATGATCCTAACACGCCGCCAACTCCTGTTATGGGCGAAAACGGCGAAGCGGACGAGGATTATTATATCCTTAATGCAAAGCAAGGACTTATTGGTAGAGAGCTTGTACAGGGATATTATGTCCAAAGCGATACCGGAAGATACTATGAAGATAAGAGCGTTATAGATATTCGAGATGCCAAGACTTCTGATGTAACAGATCTTGAGATGACCACGATTGGTAGAGGAATTAAGGCTACTGTTGTCGGCAAAGGTAATTCGATAACATTCAGCCTTCCTTCTGATGCCATTTCCAATACATCAACTCAAACAGTTATATGGACAATCGGCAACACTAAGATCATCAATATCGTTGATCCTACATCATCATCTGTAAGTGTTAGTAAAAGCAGAGGTGATTTCTATTTCTTTACAGGTGGAGGTCTGACTACCATCACAATTAAGGGCCTTGAACTTGGCAATACATTTGTATCTGCCAAGGTTGTTAACATGTCCTCTTCTGAAATCTCCCAAAGTAATATCGCTGATATCGAGAACCGCTATGTGGCTTCGGATGGAAGCGGTAATTATAAGATTTATAATGGCATGGTTACCTGCGCTGAGCCGGCGGAGGAGATTGTTTATTATCTGGGAATCAGTATAGATGGCGAGTTTGATGATAATGGTGAAAAGGTTTATTACTACAAAAAAGCAAATGAATCTGCCAACAAAACAATCCAATTATACATTGGACAAACTGACGGAATAGTATTGAACGCTCATATTGGAACTGTTTCGGATGGTAAGTTTACACCAGTATCTAATTCTGATACAGGCTTTAGCTATGTATGGAGTAATCCTCATTATGACAATTTAGTAATTGGAAAAGTAGATGACACTGAAGGAACAATAACTTTAAGTACTGACAAAACTACTCAGGGATATGAAGGAAATAAGATTACTTTAACGGGGAATGCAGCTAATCTATATAAGAATCTTAGTGTTGAAGTAACTGGAGAAACTGAATATCCAAATCAAGAACTTCCGGATCCATTTGAGTTTAATGTAGAAGTTGTTGATTCATATTATGCTGTTTATAACCATGATGGAAAGCTAAAGACAATTATACCTGATATTGATCATTTGATAGATCAATCTACGGCTACGGTTTCAACAATTACTGTTTCAGAAGAGGATTATGTAGTTGATGGTGAATCCGGTGCATATATTTATACAGTTAAATATCTTGGTAAGTCAGGTGAGAGCAGTTTTGCAAAATTATCCAGTGCGGTATCTTTTGCGAATTTACCTGATAGTACAACGCTCAAGGCAAATGAGGATAATTCTTATACTTTAGAATTAAAACCTACAGGGTCTGGTAATGCATACGCTATTATTGCGCCTAAAGGGTATGAAGGCGAAACATATAGGGATAAGCAGTTGCAGTTTAAATTAGAGTATAAATCAACTGTAAGAGATAGTGGCTACAATTATTATGATGATGGTGATTATATAGGCGTAGCATCAGGTTCTAACAGTATTGAGTTAACTGCAAGTGTATTTAACGCTGATGATGTTTTGAATCATGCTTCTAAAAATTCATACACTTATAAATGGACAACAGATGCATCATATTCATCAAAAATCAAATTTCATGAACCTGATGGAACTGATGATTCTGTATCATATAGCAATCCTGTAACTGTTGAATATACGGGTACGGCAACAACGGAAGATATAGTAAAAATCACGCTTCATGTTATTAGTACAACTGGAGAAATAGGGTCCTTCAAAACGTCATATAACGTTGTATTTAATTGCGATACAACGCCGAAGCTATATCTAAAGTATGAAAACAACTATTATAATGTTACAGATAATAATATATCAGAGACTAATCCTATAAAAGTTACAAATAAAGAAGAGACTGCAGTTGTAACTGGCTGTATTGGCTGCGTTTTAACTAATGGCGATGATGTAATCTTTGTTAAGAAGTCTGGATCTTATAATTTCAAATGGACTAAAAATGGGGAGTTGGGTCTATCGGATGATAGTTCAGCAACCACTAAACTTAGTGCAAAGAAAACTGGTACATACTCATTCGGATTAAAGGCGACGGATTTAAATGGAATTATTGGGCCTTTTAATGATACATATTACATATCATTCTCATTTTACAATGTTTATTCAATTGCTACTGATCATGACTTTTCTAATGAAAAAGAAATAAGCGGAACATATTATCCTGAGATTAATACTTCAGGAGTATATTATGTTGGTTCAACAAATGAGAATTTTGAAATAAGATCTACAGAAAAAGAAGGAGATGATTCTTTTACTGCAAGTGCGAGCTTTGAGGGAGATAAGTATGACTATCCTATTGATAATTCGACCTTTAAAAAAGCTCAAAAGCTGCAGGTGAATCTAAGTGGAACTGGAACACTCAAGGTTGTCATTGGCTCTACTAATAGTAGTACTGAATATGATAAGGATGATTTTATCACTCTGATTTTTTCAACGGTTACAGTTTATAAAGTTGATGGAGCAAAATTTAATGGAGGTTCATCATATTTACTTAATTCATCCGATAACTATTTTATTTACGACTCAAAAAATAATAAGCGTAAATATACAATAGGATCCAATACAAAATTAAAAGTTAAAAATTATGATGATCTTGATGCAGCAGGGTGCGAGGCTGTTTTGACACAAAAAAGTGTCTCTGACGATGCTGAGATACAATTCGAATACGATCTTGTACTAACATTTTCAGGTGCAGGTAGTGGTCAAGGTACGTTTGATATTGTCATCTGCCCGCAAAATGATGAATCATCTGAAAAAAGTCTTACACTAAAAATATATGCAAAAATGAAAACGCTGACGACGTCTATGTACTTTTCAACTTATAGTGCGGCTGCTATCAGTAGTGTAGATGATATGGAAAATACAAACGCTGCCAGCGAAGAGAGCGAAGACATGGAAGCAGGAGATGAGATTACTGTAACCATGTCCCTTGACGAAGTTGGTAATTTCGTCTTTGAAACCAATATGCCAGTAGAAACAGAAGAGACCTTTGAAGCAGACGAGTCAGCAGGATCGGGTTCTGGTGGCAGTTCTTCTGATGCTCATGATGACGACGATCAGGATACTGATTCCGGCAATCAGTCAGGCAGTTCTGATAACCAAAGTGGAGGCTCTGATAATAATAACTCTGGTTCTGATGACCAAAGTGGAGACTCTGATAATAATAACGCTGGTTCTGATAATCAAAGTGGTGATTCTGGTAATCAGAACTCTGATTCTGGTACTCCAAGTGGAGACTCAAACGATCAGAATGGTTCAGGCGATTCCGGAGATTCTGGAGATGGCTCAGATGGTCAGGCAAGGCTTAATAACTATAGCGAAAATGGCGAAAGACTTTATCTGACAGAAGCTGCGGCAGATGCCGGTGACAGCAGCCAGGGAGATGACAAGAGCGGTGGAGATTCTGATAATTCAGGATCTTCTGATAACAATAACAGCGATAATAATAACGATAGCAATAACGATAATAATAACAATAACGATAATAACAATTCATCTGATAATGAAAATGATTCCGGCGATAATGGAAGCTCAGGATCAGGTGATGATGAATCAGAAGTTGGCAATACAGCTGATAATGACGATGATACTGACAAGAAGGAAGATGCAAAAGAGTCAGATGATTCTGATGATGAAGAAGAATCTGAAAACGGAAGTGGCAGCTCAGGTAAAGATATTTCCGGTGATACAGGACTGAAAGAGAAAGATTCCGATGAAGAGACATACATATATGCTCTTCCTATCATTCCTGATGAACCTGGTATATATACAATTATCTTAAAACCTGTTGGAAGCGATGATGAAGATGAATTTATAACTATCAAAGTTATAGTTGTTGATGATAGTGAAAAGGATGGATCCGGTTCAAAATCATCTTCAAAGGCATCATCTTCTGCATCAGCAAGCACCGCTGCAAGTGATGAAGCAGATTCTGCTAATTCTGCATCTACAGAAAGTTCAACTGATGAAGATGATGCAAGCGCAGAAGAATCATCCGGTGCACAGAATGCTTCTAGCACAGATAGATCTTCAAATGCGGGTGGTTCAGCATCTTCAGGAGGTACATCAACATCTGGTGGATCATCTAATTCAGGTGGTTCATCTACATCGGGCGGCTCATCAACATCAGGCGGTTCATCTACAACTAATGACACCTCAGATCCGTCTCCAACTGAAACAGGTGGAGGTGCTGATTCTGCTGGAGAGGAGTCAGGAGCAGATCCTAATGCTGGTAATGAACCTGGTTCTGGTGGCGACTCCGGTGGTTCTAATGACAGTGGCGGTTCAGATGATGCAGGTGGCGGTGCACCGGCACCTTCTGGCGACGGCGGTGGTTCTGCTGATCAGAATTCTACAGGTTTTGTAGGTGTAAGGCACCGTAATATATTGGTGGCAAGCGCTCAAGGAGATCCCAACAGCGGCTCAGATCCAAACAATGGCGGAGGTTCAGATCCAAATGGTGGCGGTTCTGGTCAAAATGGTAATGGATCAGGTTCTGAGACAGACACAGATCAGGACACTGAGTCAAGAGGAGAGCAAAAGTATACTAATGCTAAAACCATGGAAGGTGGCTACTATGTCCTTAGCTGTGCTGAGGATACGTCCCTTTTGGAAGGCGTTGATTCAAAGAACAGATACAACTTCTCACTTACAAAGCCAAGTAGCGGTGACTATTTTGAAGGATATGGTTATGCCTACTACATAACCATCAACTACGACTGGCTCAAATACTATGTATTTGGTGATGATGAAACCAAGACTGATGATAACAATGTAAATCTCACATTATATCTGTACACATTGTGCGAGACCTTCGACTCTGAAAGTGAGGGCTATGGCGATAGGATAAAGGAAGTTGAAACTAATATTGCTGATGCTGATCTTGTATATCTGTCTGCTAATGGCATGACTAAAGATGAGAAGACGGCTATTGGTGCTTCTGAAGATGACACAAAGAAAATTCATGATATAACGACCGCATGCACAAAAGGAATTGTTTCGGCTTCATATTCAGGATCAGGCGCTACAGGTTCATATCCTCAAGCTGTCATAGTTAACAGAAGTATATTTGATGACATCGAAACATCGGGTATTAGCGCTGATTCCAAGGCGAAGAACTATTATTATCTGGCAAGGCTTCTAATGACAGATATCAAGGATAGCATAATCCTTAATACACCCGGGCTTTCCAGTGATAACGATGATACTTTCAAGGGCGCTCTTACCGGAATAGGTAACTATACATATTTTTCTTCAGGAAGTACTAACTATGAAGCAAAGTGTGATGTTTCAAAGGTTCCGGGTGCATACAATTTTAAAAATATATATGTAGCCAAGTATAACAGCGGAGATTTTACAAAAGGTTCTGACAGAGAATATAAAAATGTTCCGGCAGTATTTAACCGCTTCTTTGCATATTCATATACTAATTCAATGATTTCTATAGGTTTTGAAGAAGTCCTTAAGTTTATCATTGAGGAGAATGTATACAGAGGGCGTAAGAATATTGGAAACATGAGCTATACAGTAGCTCCTAACGTAGTGACTCAGTACATACTTATTTTTGCAGGTAGTGACCTGACTTTGTATAAGTCAACGATAAAGGTACTTGAGATTGAGCCTTGCTATGCCTTCAAATACTATCAGTATGATGATGGAAGCGATGATGTAGCATATCGTCAGGCCCAGAGAGCAGAGGTATTTGCGGAGAGATTTGCGCCAAACCTTTCACTTCTTGAAGATGAAGATTATATGTCAGGTACTTTTGAAAAAGGAAGTGCTGCTCAGGAAACTATCCTTAACAGAGTCAAGATAACCGGTATGACAACATCTGAATTTGCAGGAATTATTGGCGATCCTTGCGAAGACTATGATGTTATCTATATTGGATCCCAGACGGTTGATACTGCTGTTTATACATATGAAGTTAAGAGCAGTAGTACCACAAGCAATTATTATGGAATCAAAGATACTACAACGAAGATAATGAATACCCAGCCAACTACAGTGCTTTGTACCGGAATGACAGAAACAGTGACCGGCTTAACGGATAATAATGGTTCTGTATGGGAATGGTACGTAGAAAATAGGGTTAGTGACAGCTTTGGACGTTGGCGCAGACGCAATAATAAAGGAAATTACAATTCTAATGTAGGTAAACCTAACTGGATCACATATACAGCAAATGATGGCACCGTTTATACATGGAATGGTAATAATTGGTATAAGTCAGCTAACTATACTGTATATAATAGTTCTGATATGAATGGTATAGTATACGCTCATGTTGGTGATTCCATGAGTGATACAGCTATGTATGTTGATGGTGCTGATTTTGGATCGGCAGCAGTTACTCATTCTGCTTCAGTTAGTCTCAGACTTTCGGGTAATGATATTACAAGTATTCAGGAAAAAGAACTTGAGAATTTCCTGGAGCTCGGCTATCCGGTAATCGTTGCAGATGACCTGTTTACATATGATACTACAATGAATGGTGGTTCATTTTCTTATAATTCAAGCAATGCACCATCAGGAATCAGTGCGGGCTCTGGCAAACTTAATACTTCCAACGGCACATTTGCAGGTAAACTTGATACTAATTCTCAAATGTATGCCTTTATTAAGACTGGATTTGGCAATACCTGGAATGAAAGAAAGTATACTAATTTTGTTACAGAATCAATTGGATCTAAGTTCACGGATCTTATCACTGAGGGACTTAATGAATCCAAGCTTACTTTGGATGTGACTTCGGTACCTACAGAATACGTTGCTGTTACAAATGGCAATATACTTGATCCTAATCAATGTGTATTTTTATCACCTGGATCTGATGGACAGTATTATCTGAACTTCGATTTTACTATCACGGATGTAGCTAATCCTGATCTGCTTGATGCTACATATACAGTTCAGCTATTCCTTGATAGTAATGGCGACGGAAGATTTGCGGGATCTACTGATGAGACTAAGACGGATGCACAGAAAGGTTCAACTTTTACAGAAGAGATCATGAATCTGACTATATCGTCTGGCTCTACTACATCTCTTTTGCCATATACTTCTTATCATCTGACAAGGCAGCTTCCTAACGGATACTACGGAAGTGTGGCATGGAAGCTTAAGATCACGAACAATAAGCCTAACAGTGAAGATTCATCTCTTTGTTCGCATGACTCTATAACAGGTATTTGTGCTGTTATTCCGTCCGGTGTAGAAGAAAGGATTGAGATCAATATACTGCAGGTATATCCGTACATTCCTAACAGTAGTGCAGATGGTGGAAACTCAGCGATATCTCAGACATATGATATCAAGGGTGCGGTAGACAGGGACCTTTCATATCAGCAGTACTATGTTCCGACAAGCGATTGGTATGGCATGCTTGAGAATATCCCGGGATATGACGTTAATATTTATTCTATCAGTTCCTATGAGTTTGCAACCTCTTATGAAAAGAATTATGACCCATCCAAGATAAAAGAGGAAAGTGATATCCTTGAAGTTCAGCTTGAAGGCGGACATCTTGTATCGCCTACGACTATTGCCGGTAATTTCAATGAAGCGATAGATAGAAACGGCGATGGAGATACTGATGATGCTAACGAAAGACCTGTTGGACCTACTATGCTGTCAGCCTATGACATGGTCATTGTAGGATTTACCGATATGTTCCCGAATATCCCTAACGAGAACTCAATCAAATCATTGGTTACGTACGGCAAGAGCGGACGAGCTATGCTCTTTACCCATGATACAACTTCCTGGATATATGACACGTCTCTTTATCCTCGGGCTGGACTTGGTACAAGCACTGCGGGTAAGACGTATAAGCAGTTCGTAGTTCAGTCCCAGTGGGCAGACTGGTTTGCAAGCTCATACCTTAGTAATGCAATACGTGATCTGTGTGGTATGGACAGATTTGGCTATGTTGGTGCCAATAATGTCTATGGAAGTGCCTATAGTACGCAATATGATCCGACACCGCTGCTGCCTAATTCCGGTGCAGCGCTTTCAGGATTGTATAGACTTGCTACGACTAATCATTCAATATTTGGACCTAGCAGACAATATCAGAATCTTGCAGTAGGAGGGTATACTAGCAGAAATTCTAATAAGAATGCATATTATGTATCTCTTGTAAATGAAGGAACCATCTCTAATTATCCATATGATCTTGAAGATGAGATGTTTGTTGCAAGTACTCATGGACAGTATTTCCAGCTCAATCTTGATATGGATAATAACGCTGATGGCGAAAGTGATATTACAGTATGGTATACGCTGGACAGCCGAGATGTGGATACTAATGGTAATGGTCTTGTTGAGCCTGGAGAGCATACGCAGAATTTTATATCTACCTATACCAAGAATGGTACTAATGACGTATATGAAGCATCTCCGCATGATGTTCGAAATAACTACTATATCTACAATAGAGGCAATATCTCATATTCAGGAGTAGGTCATAGTGCGGTTTCCCAGTGTACGACACCTGAGGTTCAGCTATTCATCAATACCATGATCATGGCTTACAATTCAGGTGTTAAGGCTGCAAGTATATCTATTACAGATGATACTTTTGCCAAGGAATTAACTACCGATAAGATTCCTTATGATGCATATGCACAGGATATGGCAAATGATTCGGAAGCTATTGCTGCAGGTAGTGAAAGTGGAGTGACTACTGCAAATACCGCAAGTGATCCGGATGCTCCTGCATATTCCAGTAATACTGACGTTGTTAATGAGTATAAATATTATCCGGTTTATTTCACTTTGACGGATCTTAATGTCGGAATAAAGACCAGTGCCATCAAGATCAACTTCAGTTATGGAAAACGAAGTGAGCAGTATAACTATGATCCTGAAACAGGCACGTCTACGACTACCGGATTGTATGGCGCATCTTATAGCTCAGCAAAGACTCCGGCTAAGCTGTACCCGGCATATCTATGTACGGTTAACAGCAGTGGCGAGATTGTTAGCAGGACTCCGGCAGTGGTGGATTCAACCGGAAACTACTATCTCATTTATAGTGATAGTACTTCAGGCAGTCAGTCCAATGCCTTTGTAACCTACTACCTTGAAGTTGATGTTCCGATTTACGACCTGAATAATAACGGATCTAACGTGGCAATGGGTGATTCCGATACCCTTGATATCTACGTCCATTCAGCCCTCACAGGTACGGTAAACGGCGTAACATCAACGGTTTACAGTACAGACTCCATGGCACTTCTAAGACAAGAGCTCTACGATCTGGATTAA
- a CDS encoding type II secretion system protein has protein sequence MAKYEKGKDELNKGFTIVELIIVIAIMSIVGLILGTLITTGVNLYQRQNKDLNLQTRSQLLQSQITTYITNADLGLYAPENGDAAFFPSKDVSTIFAMLTVNKDYYSSQGTADINKDIEAGTIHAKASVIAFNKESGTVYYFTGFNGAADGLPVTAVFESGVITSVTPDGSGIASEDITTWPVLSDYVSEFKIGYKGGDESVNVQMALEYSERTYNYDFTIALRNDTSLYGAGKNSDGASN, from the coding sequence ATGGCAAAGTACGAGAAGGGTAAAGACGAACTGAATAAAGGTTTTACCATCGTAGAGCTGATCATAGTAATAGCCATTATGTCCATTGTCGGCCTTATTCTTGGGACGCTTATCACAACCGGAGTTAATCTGTATCAGCGTCAGAATAAGGACTTGAACCTTCAGACAAGGTCGCAGCTGTTGCAGAGCCAGATCACTACGTATATTACTAATGCAGATCTTGGCCTGTATGCACCTGAAAATGGGGATGCAGCTTTTTTTCCTTCAAAGGATGTATCTACGATATTCGCGATGCTGACTGTTAATAAGGATTACTACTCGAGCCAGGGCACTGCAGACATCAATAAAGATATTGAAGCCGGAACCATTCATGCAAAGGCAAGTGTGATCGCGTTTAATAAAGAAAGCGGCACAGTTTACTATTTTACAGGCTTTAACGGCGCAGCTGACGGACTTCCCGTCACAGCAGTTTTTGAATCAGGAGTCATAACATCCGTAACTCCGGATGGAAGCGGCATAGCTTCGGAAGATATAACAACGTGGCCGGTGCTTTCTGATTATGTTTCTGAGTTTAAGATTGGATACAAAGGCGGAGATGAATCGGTGAATGTCCAGATGGCGCTTGAGTATTCTGAAAGAACATATAACTATGATTTTACTATAGCTTTAAGAAATGATACATCTTTGTACGGCGCAGGGAAGAACTCAGATGGTGCATCGAACTAA
- a CDS encoding Tfp pilus assembly protein FimT/FimU, with amino-acid sequence MRFFSYLKNKNNGVSLVELIVIIAIMAILSTGLISMIGLLNGRAARECAQDTLSALSRVRVLTLSKSQGAPESGLSSAADVYLKIAGDGKGHIIISQIVNKEIVDEISVSAPNIEIKAVVGGSEVDLTGQEIILGYDRATGAFLKYSDLGYMTELTFDQGKTYTIKMTPTTGKAELE; translated from the coding sequence ATGAGATTTTTTTCTTACCTGAAAAATAAGAATAATGGTGTCTCACTGGTTGAGCTTATCGTGATCATAGCGATCATGGCAATCCTTTCGACTGGCCTTATATCTATGATCGGGCTACTTAACGGAAGGGCTGCAAGAGAATGCGCTCAGGATACACTTTCTGCACTGTCGAGGGTAAGGGTTCTGACCTTAAGTAAGTCTCAAGGGGCGCCGGAAAGCGGACTTTCATCTGCTGCTGATGTCTATCTGAAAATAGCTGGTGACGGTAAGGGGCACATTATCATAAGTCAGATCGTTAACAAAGAAATTGTTGATGAAATATCTGTAAGTGCACCGAATATTGAGATAAAAGCGGTTGTTGGCGGAAGTGAAGTTGATCTTACAGGTCAGGAGATAATACTTGGATATGACAGGGCGACCGGAGCTTTTTTGAAATATTCAGATCTTGGATACATGACGGAGCTTACATTTGATCAGGGCAAGACTTATACGATCAAGATGACACCTACAACGGGCAAAGCGGAATTGGAATAA